A genomic region of Bernardetia sp. ABR2-2B contains the following coding sequences:
- the dinD gene encoding DNA damage-inducible protein D produces MDKTTSNYLFAQLEYIRKEKDGVEFWSARDLQTIFDYTQWRNFEKVIKKAVISCENASQSVEYHFADVSKMILVGKGGEREVKDYALTRYACYLIAQNGDPNKEEIAFAQMYFAIQTRKQELIEKRLEETERLKERDKLTLAEKLLSQLAYERGTDSRGFALIRSQGDTAFFGGNTTQRMKDKLGVPKNRALADYLQTPLISGKQLATTLTNGNIKNKNLQNSAEIAQEHITNNEEVRQLLIRRGFVPEELPAAEDTKKVKRRIDGEGRKLIKKKKQK; encoded by the coding sequence ATGGATAAGACAACAAGTAATTATTTATTTGCTCAACTTGAATACATTAGAAAGGAAAAAGATGGAGTAGAGTTTTGGTCTGCTAGAGATTTACAAACTATTTTTGACTATACACAATGGAGGAACTTTGAGAAGGTAATAAAGAAGGCTGTCATTTCTTGTGAGAATGCCTCCCAGAGTGTTGAGTATCATTTTGCTGATGTCAGCAAAATGATACTAGTAGGAAAAGGAGGAGAAAGAGAAGTGAAAGATTATGCACTTACTAGGTATGCCTGTTATCTTATTGCTCAAAATGGAGACCCAAATAAAGAAGAAATTGCTTTTGCTCAAATGTATTTTGCTATACAGACAAGAAAACAAGAGTTAATAGAAAAACGTTTAGAAGAAACCGAACGACTAAAAGAAAGAGATAAATTAACACTTGCTGAAAAATTACTCTCTCAACTAGCTTATGAGCGAGGTACAGATAGTCGTGGTTTCGCTCTCATACGTTCACAAGGGGATACAGCTTTTTTTGGTGGAAATACAACACAAAGAATGAAAGACAAATTAGGTGTTCCAAAAAATAGAGCATTAGCCGATTATTTACAAACTCCTTTGATTAGTGGTAAACAATTAGCTACAACACTAACAAATGGAAACATTAAAAACAAAAACTTGCAAAATTCTGCTGAAATAGCTCAAGAACATATCACAAATAATGAAGAAGTAAGGCAATTATTGATACGTCGTGGGTTTGTTCCAGAAGAGCTACCAGCAGCAGAAGATACTAAAAAAGTAAAACGTCGTATTGATGGCGAAGGAAGAAAGTTGATCAAGAAAAAGAAACAAAAATAA
- a CDS encoding DUF6268 family outer membrane beta-barrel protein, whose protein sequence is MKKISYFLLFAFLFLISFKSQSQNIGLGFLFRPNITLGTAIVPTQNVEDSLKFGMNRFYANLVVPLSGKLKLDIKNINASFTQHFLTVNTGLRLPQGNLVEENTKIYNFSAGITGVHANIRSGVWFYTVNGGIVQDIQKLNESSPFFTAAGAYIRVKGIYKHNIYGVALLYQYERFLPVPILGINRRYNKKWFLELLLPAQGAMRYQFSKKFKAGVLVGLGSFRAGVNPSTNIVLPNLGGKGNLNLNYTELKITSVAELKIKNGIFLSSEIGVSTARSLSFLRTSDNEITFGASTVPYGAINLHIDLQKSKTSPISSRLFGNDF, encoded by the coding sequence ATGAAAAAAATATCCTATTTCCTGCTTTTTGCTTTCTTATTTCTAATTTCCTTCAAAAGTCAGTCTCAAAATATTGGTCTTGGTTTTTTGTTTCGTCCTAATATTACGCTCGGAACGGCTATTGTTCCTACTCAAAATGTAGAAGATAGCTTGAAGTTTGGAATGAATCGTTTTTATGCCAATTTGGTTGTACCACTTAGTGGAAAATTAAAATTAGATATAAAAAATATCAATGCTTCTTTTACACAGCATTTTCTGACTGTCAATACAGGTTTGAGATTACCTCAAGGAAATTTAGTAGAAGAGAATACCAAAATCTATAATTTTTCAGCAGGGATCACAGGAGTTCATGCAAATATCAGAAGTGGCGTTTGGTTTTATACGGTTAATGGTGGAATTGTACAAGATATTCAAAAACTGAATGAATCTAGCCCCTTTTTTACGGCTGCAGGTGCGTATATTCGTGTAAAAGGAATTTATAAACACAATATTTATGGTGTAGCTTTGCTGTATCAATACGAACGTTTTTTGCCTGTTCCTATTTTGGGAATCAATCGTAGATATAATAAAAAATGGTTTTTGGAATTACTTTTACCTGCACAAGGCGCAATGCGTTATCAGTTTAGCAAAAAGTTTAAAGCTGGTGTTTTGGTCGGATTGGGAAGTTTTCGTGCTGGTGTGAATCCTTCTACGAATATCGTTTTGCCAAATTTAGGAGGAAAAGGAAATTTGAATCTTAATTATACCGAACTCAAAATTACTTCTGTTGCTGAACTAAAAATTAAAAATGGAATCTTTTTGAGTAGTGAAATTGGCGTTTCGACAGCTCGTAGTCTTTCCTTCTTACGTACTTCTGATAATGAAATTACTTTTGGAGCTTCTACTGTTCCTTATGGTGCAATAAATTTACATATTGACTTACAAAAATCTAAAACTAGCCCGATTAGTTCTCGTCTTTTTGGAAATGATTTTTAA
- a CDS encoding class I SAM-dependent methyltransferase, protein MFKTTEITAYTIPSDNVIHQRLLFAYYQTVKHISGSVLETGCGVGKGAELFKPHCTHYTALDKNQELINHLQKQHPEFTFLNQNIPPFANQADESFDTVVTQQVIEHIEDDNFYLKEIQRVLKKGGKMILTTPNIKLSLTRNPWHVREYTAQELETLLKKYFSKVELKGITGNEKIWEYYNQNKESVAKYKKLDIFNLEQNLPRQILQIPYDILNRMNRKKLQEQDNSLVGSVTMDDYFISDDADKCFDFFAVVEK, encoded by the coding sequence ATGTTCAAAACTACCGAAATAACAGCTTATACCATTCCTAGTGATAATGTAATTCATCAGCGTCTGCTTTTTGCTTATTACCAAACTGTAAAGCACATAAGTGGAAGCGTTTTGGAAACAGGTTGTGGAGTGGGAAAAGGTGCAGAGCTTTTCAAACCTCACTGTACGCATTATACAGCTCTTGACAAAAATCAAGAACTTATCAATCACTTGCAAAAGCAACATCCAGAATTTACTTTTCTGAATCAAAATATTCCTCCGTTTGCAAATCAAGCAGATGAGAGTTTTGATACTGTTGTTACGCAGCAAGTTATTGAGCATATCGAAGATGATAATTTTTACCTCAAAGAAATTCAACGAGTGTTGAAAAAGGGTGGAAAAATGATACTCACTACACCAAATATCAAACTTTCGCTTACTCGCAATCCGTGGCACGTAAGAGAATACACAGCGCAAGAATTAGAAACACTTTTAAAGAAATATTTCTCAAAAGTAGAGCTAAAAGGAATTACAGGAAATGAAAAAATTTGGGAATATTACAACCAAAATAAAGAATCGGTAGCTAAATACAAAAAACTAGATATTTTTAATTTAGAACAAAACTTGCCTAGACAAATTCTGCAAATTCCGTATGATATTTTGAATAGAATGAATCGTAAAAAATTGCAAGAACAAGATAATTCATTAGTTGGTTCGGTTACAATGGACGATTATTTTATCTCTGATGATGCCGATAAATGCTTTGATTTCTTTGCTGTAGTGGAGAAGTAA
- a CDS encoding DUF4349 domain-containing protein, with amino-acid sequence MKTTLKFSLYFWILFIPFLTACGQSDSSYKTESATAGYSDEELIDVPLTNIPPPINTLVSYQDGTEGGTSTEPIVQGLYVIKTGNMQLQVQELEKAKEEVLQKVKANKGFTSAANYNDYSSSKQQTITIRVASSNFENLMKELVTIGFVESQSQNSQDVSEEFVDIQARLKSKREVENRYVEILKDAKTISEILEIEDKLRVIREEIEAREGRLRYLKDQVSLSTINLTLTQKLENYSKPPERSFFSRLFENMGEGWDDFLMFVVGVMRLWVFWIVLAGVIFGIVRWRKARKK; translated from the coding sequence ATGAAAACTACTTTGAAATTTTCGCTTTACTTTTGGATACTATTTATTCCATTTTTAACAGCTTGTGGTCAGTCAGACTCTTCTTATAAAACAGAATCTGCTACTGCTGGGTATTCAGATGAAGAATTAATAGATGTACCACTGACAAATATACCACCACCAATAAATACTTTAGTAAGTTATCAAGACGGAACAGAAGGAGGAACTTCTACTGAACCGATTGTACAAGGCTTGTATGTCATCAAAACAGGAAATATGCAACTTCAAGTACAAGAATTAGAAAAAGCTAAAGAAGAAGTTTTGCAGAAAGTAAAAGCAAACAAAGGATTTACTTCAGCTGCCAATTATAACGATTATAGCTCTTCAAAGCAGCAAACTATAACAATTCGTGTAGCATCTAGTAATTTTGAGAACTTGATGAAGGAACTAGTGACGATTGGTTTTGTGGAAAGTCAGTCGCAAAACTCACAAGATGTAAGTGAAGAGTTTGTAGATATTCAAGCACGTTTGAAGTCAAAAAGAGAAGTAGAAAATCGTTATGTAGAAATTTTGAAAGATGCCAAAACGATTTCTGAAATATTGGAAATTGAAGATAAGTTGCGTGTCATTCGTGAAGAAATAGAAGCTAGAGAAGGACGTTTGCGCTACCTAAAAGACCAAGTTTCACTAAGTACAATCAACCTAACACTTACTCAAAAATTAGAAAATTACTCTAAACCACCAGAACGTTCATTCTTTAGTCGTCTCTTCGAAAATATGGGCGAAGGTTGGGACGATTTCTTGATGTTTGTGGTTGGAGTGATGCGTCTGTGGGTATTTTGGATTGTATTGGCAGGAGTTATTTTTGGAATTGTGAGATGGAGAAAAGCTAGAAAGAAATAA
- a CDS encoding energy transducer TonB, which produces MKNNIMSILFLCILLSCSTRKAPKSTSNLEIDSSKLSEENVYPVYDSLEMIKLAQGDKERTFKIHSYINENIKYPLEAKEKGVEGSVMIRYQVLTDSTVKIKVVNGIGYGCDEEAERVLKEALLYHFDLEFVNTIVLTSVTFRLH; this is translated from the coding sequence ATGAAAAATAATATAATGAGCATACTTTTTTTATGCATACTACTATCTTGTAGTACTAGGAAAGCACCTAAGAGTACAAGCAATTTAGAAATAGATAGCAGTAAACTTTCGGAAGAAAATGTTTATCCTGTATATGATAGTCTAGAGATGATTAAATTAGCTCAAGGTGATAAAGAGAGAACATTTAAAATTCATAGTTATATTAATGAAAACATAAAATATCCTTTAGAAGCCAAAGAGAAAGGAGTCGAAGGAAGTGTTATGATTAGATACCAAGTTTTGACTGACTCTACCGTTAAAATAAAGGTTGTTAATGGAATAGGGTATGGATGTGATGAAGAAGCAGAGAGAGTTTTAAAGGAAGCTCTACTCTATCATTTTGATTTAGAATTTGTTAATACTATAGTGCTAACTTCTGTAACATTTCGCCTACATTAA
- the dnaB gene encoding replicative DNA helicase, giving the protein MDNKSNNFSKKGSFNKKKQNGFANDLSNEMGKLPPQSIPLEEAILGALLLERKAFEDVVDILKADSFYKDAHQLIYQSMLELSAKGSPIDLLTVRTQLEKNGSLEIVGGAYALVRLTTEVSSSANVVYHAHEVVERAIKRKMIGVASTVRENAFEDTKDAFELLDETQSELFEITEDNVRKRTSDMASVYLNTLKDLEEKRKNKTGITGIQSGFTALDRITAGWQRSDLIILAARPGMGKAQPHDAKLLAQNGWKTMGEIKKEDLLAGSDGKFYKVKDVFPQGNKPIYKVTFEDGTSTECCEEHLWITFQQSENKLAVRSLKEIKKTLLTGAGKPNHYIPMVMPIQFEEKKLPLSSYLVGLFVANQGQTSLLADKDAFKTSERMAETYEKLQHAFGDQMVNFSEEPFIPQEYLWSSVRQRTELLDGMLAFSGRLNQDSKGKYKTDSSRLKDDFVFLIRSLGGIVFIKENEKGENYFNVEFELPATLLDLETGAQTTTNNSISPLFKYITKVDFIGNKEASCIKIDSADSLYVTDDFTLTHNTAFVLSALVNAAVKYEHCVAIFSLEMSAEQLLTRMMSSEAEVESQKLRNGSIADHEWAQLIHRTTQLSASKIFIDDTPAITMLELRAKARRLKSQHDLDMIVIDYLQLMSGDSGSAGGNREQEIAGISRALKQLAKELNVPVMALSQLSRAVETRGGDKKPMLSDLRESGSIEQDADMVIFLYRPEYYEITQDEMGNPTQGTAEVIIAKNRHGSLETVILQFVGKYTKFQDLDEGGFSAGNTGYDSGFPNANDNLSSLPSIDDGFTTLQSKGNNMNPIDNDLKNNKAADFDDEPPF; this is encoded by the coding sequence ATGGATAACAAAAGCAATAATTTTTCTAAAAAAGGTTCTTTCAACAAAAAAAAGCAAAACGGTTTTGCGAATGATTTATCCAATGAAATGGGCAAACTTCCACCTCAATCTATTCCTTTGGAAGAGGCTATTTTGGGTGCGCTTTTATTAGAAAGAAAGGCTTTTGAAGATGTAGTTGATATTTTGAAGGCAGATAGTTTTTATAAAGATGCACATCAGCTTATTTATCAATCAATGTTGGAACTTTCTGCTAAAGGTTCTCCGATTGACCTTCTGACAGTCAGAACTCAATTAGAAAAAAATGGAAGTTTAGAGATTGTGGGAGGTGCGTATGCGCTTGTTCGTCTGACTACTGAGGTTAGTTCTTCTGCAAATGTTGTCTATCACGCACACGAGGTTGTGGAACGTGCTATTAAAAGAAAAATGATTGGTGTAGCTTCTACAGTTCGTGAAAATGCCTTCGAAGATACAAAAGATGCTTTTGAGCTTTTAGATGAAACACAGAGTGAACTTTTCGAAATTACAGAAGATAATGTTAGGAAACGTACTTCTGATATGGCATCCGTTTATCTCAATACTTTAAAAGATTTAGAAGAAAAACGAAAAAATAAAACAGGAATTACAGGTATTCAGAGTGGTTTTACGGCTTTGGACAGAATAACAGCAGGTTGGCAGCGTTCGGATTTGATTATTTTGGCAGCTCGTCCCGGTATGGGAAAAGCACAACCTCACGATGCAAAACTTCTGGCTCAAAATGGTTGGAAAACGATGGGAGAGATAAAAAAAGAAGATTTACTGGCAGGAAGTGATGGAAAGTTTTATAAGGTAAAAGACGTTTTTCCACAAGGCAATAAACCAATTTATAAAGTTACTTTTGAAGATGGAACAAGTACAGAGTGTTGTGAAGAACATCTATGGATTACTTTTCAGCAATCTGAAAATAAATTAGCTGTTCGCTCTCTAAAGGAAATCAAAAAAACACTTCTTACAGGTGCAGGTAAGCCAAATCATTATATTCCGATGGTAATGCCAATTCAGTTTGAAGAGAAAAAACTACCTTTGAGTAGCTATTTGGTGGGGCTTTTTGTAGCCAATCAAGGACAAACAAGCCTTTTAGCTGATAAAGATGCGTTTAAAACGAGCGAAAGAATGGCAGAAACGTATGAAAAACTACAACATGCTTTTGGCGACCAAATGGTCAATTTTTCAGAAGAGCCTTTTATTCCTCAAGAATATTTGTGGTCAAGTGTGCGACAACGAACCGAGCTTTTAGATGGAATGTTGGCTTTTTCAGGACGTTTGAATCAAGACTCAAAAGGAAAATATAAAACAGATTCTTCTCGTCTCAAAGATGATTTTGTTTTTCTAATTCGTTCTTTAGGTGGAATAGTTTTCATTAAGGAAAATGAAAAAGGCGAAAATTATTTTAATGTAGAGTTTGAATTACCTGCTACTCTTTTAGATTTGGAAACAGGAGCGCAAACGACTACAAATAACAGTATTTCACCACTTTTTAAGTACATTACTAAAGTTGATTTTATTGGAAACAAAGAAGCCTCTTGTATCAAAATCGATAGTGCTGATAGCTTGTATGTAACAGATGATTTTACGCTTACGCACAATACAGCTTTTGTACTTTCGGCACTCGTAAATGCAGCTGTAAAATACGAGCATTGTGTAGCTATTTTTTCACTAGAGATGTCAGCCGAACAGTTACTTACCCGTATGATGTCATCAGAGGCAGAAGTAGAAAGTCAGAAACTACGTAACGGAAGTATTGCAGACCACGAATGGGCGCAACTTATCCACAGGACAACACAGCTTTCAGCTTCCAAGATTTTTATTGATGATACACCAGCCATTACGATGTTAGAACTTCGTGCAAAGGCAAGAAGGTTAAAGTCTCAGCACGATTTGGATATGATTGTCATTGATTATTTGCAGCTCATGTCTGGAGATTCTGGAAGTGCAGGAGGAAATCGTGAACAAGAAATTGCAGGTATTTCAAGAGCTTTAAAGCAACTTGCAAAAGAACTCAATGTTCCTGTAATGGCACTCTCACAGCTTTCTCGTGCCGTAGAAACTCGTGGAGGAGATAAAAAACCAATGCTTTCAGATTTGAGAGAATCGGGTTCCATAGAGCAAGATGCAGATATGGTAATTTTCCTTTATCGTCCTGAGTATTATGAAATTACGCAAGATGAAATGGGAAACCCTACACAGGGAACAGCCGAAGTAATCATCGCAAAAAATCGTCACGGTAGTTTGGAAACTGTTATTTTACAGTTTGTAGGAAAATATACCAAATTTCAAGATTTGGATGAAGGAGGATTTTCGGCAGGAAATACAGGCTATGATAGTGGTTTTCCAAATGCAAATGATAATCTTTCAAGTCTTCCTTCAATTGACGACGGATTTACGACACTTCAAAGCAAAGGAAATAATATGAATCCGATTGATAATGATTTGAAGAACAATAAAGCAGCTGATTTTGATGATGAACCTCCTTTTTAA